In Camarhynchus parvulus unplaced genomic scaffold, STF_HiC, whole genome shotgun sequence, the sequence AGGGGACATCGGGGCCAcgtggggacactcaggggacatCGGGGTCccattggggacatcggggggacattggggaccccGCCCTGGCCCCGCGGGGGGGGCGGTGCTGGGGGGTGACCTCACCTTTCCCTCGCCACTCCCCACCCCCCCGGCCGCGCCCCATTCGGGCGAGTCCCTGACTGTCACTCGGCTGTGTTCGCTCCCCGCGATCACCAGAGTGTCCCCGGAGTGTCTCCAAGGCGTCCCCGGCgtgtccccagcagccatgGAGCCCCGCGAGGTGCGACAATCCGcgagggaggggacagaggggacacagggggtggcgggaggggccgggggggacagaggggagcGGGGTGGtgggggggcaggaggggagaggggttCGCAAAGGGGACAGGAGCGTGTGGCAGGAAGGGGGGAGGTGACAGAGGAGTGGAGGGGACCGAGGGCGGTGGGGTtggggggacagtggggggcAGGGTGTGGCAGAAGGGACGAAGGAGGGGGCAggggggtggcagaggggatGAGGGGGTGACAAAGGGaagagaggggacagcagagccctccaCGGAGGGCACAAAGGGACCACTGCAGGAGGCCACAAGTGCCACCAGGTCCCTGAcacctcccctgtcccctcctcagctgttcccatccctgctggagtCGCTGGTCACCGTGGTGGCCACCCTGAACAAGGTGgcagccaccacagccctgctgaaaaaaagagatgaggTGCTGGACGTGTACCCAGAGCGCCTGCACGCGGACCTGGAGGGCTTCGCCAAATACCTCCGGAGCACCCTGCACCACAGTGGTGTCACTTGGTGGCACCGTGGTGTCACCTTCCAGCGCAAGTACACTCTCACCTCCCTGGGCCAGGCCCTGGCCGCCTATGAGAGCACCCCATGGACCACCTGGGCCCAGGTGACAAGGGTGGCCAGGGCCTGGTGGAGGTCAGCGGCCACACTCGTGGACAGCTGgttccagctgctggagaaggccACCGAGCTCCGGGACGCGTGCAGGGACGCGGTCACCGATAAGGGCACCACGAGGAGAGAGGAGGCAGAGGCGGCCTTGGAGATGCTGAAGCAATTGGTGGCCGCATGTGACAAAGCCACTGCGTTCCCCCGGGAGCTGCGGCGCAGGGTTCGGGACATTGAAGCTGCCCTGAAGGGGACAAATGAGCCGTCCCGCGACTTCCATGCGACCTTGGCAGCCAAGGTGGCCGAGGCCGAGCGGCTGTGGAATGCCAGCGCCCGCCTGGCCAAGGATCACCTGCTGGAGACGCTTGGGGACATGGAGTGCATCTACTGGTCTCGGTATTATGACCCTTGGCTTGATGGCCGTAGCCACCGTGAGGTGGTCGAGAAATGCCGAAAAGCCATCGAGGACATCCCAAGTCTGCTGTGGGAACAGTGATGTCACCGCTGTGATGtcactggggacagtgacatCATCGGGGACATCACTGGTGCCACTtgtcccctccccactccccaCATGGGATTTGAGACAAATTtagggaattttctgggaattttcaTTGAAATTGTCCCAAATCCTGATGGGAATTCCTGGGGTACTGTCACTTGGGATGCTCAGGGACACgcagggacactttggggacacgCAGGGACATGGTGGCAGGTCAGGGGCTGAATGAGCCCCCTCAGTGCcttgcagcagaggcagctttcCGCCGTGGCTGCAGTGGAGCCGGGTTATAAATGACAATATAATAATTGGCTTTTGCATTCCTGTATTGGCTTTTGCACGTTGTTATTGATCACAAGTATTTTGCGATGGTGCTTGATATTGATATTGATGACTGATAATCGCTTGCAGCTGCTCGCTGGTACAATATAATCTATCCGTTGATGTGTGCACTGTGTTACCGATTCATTGGTTGCCTAACGGTCCCTTGAGTCCCTGCCtccgcccgccccccgccccgttATCACCAAGGGCCCCTCCCCAATTTACCAGGGCCCCCCCATTCACTGCTCCCCCCCTTCACCAATTCCCCCAAAGTGCTGGGACCCCCCCGATCCATGAGCTCCCCTCAGTGCGCCAGGACGCCGCCACCACCATCCATGGGACCCGACCCCCCCTCCGCTGCCCTCCCACTCACCAGGACCCCCAATCCATGGGACGCCCCCACACTCACCAGGACCCCCTGCCCCtggcccccccccccccattgATTGAACTCCCTCAAAActcccccggcccctcccccagcccccccgagcccccggccCGCGTTGggccccgccggggccgggctggctccaccccccggggccgccgggaGCGGAGCCTGTCAATCAACGCCGATCGATCTTGTGGCCACGCCTGCaggggcggggcccggccgggcggcCAATGGGGACTGGCAGAGCATGGAGGGGGCAGGGATTGGAAAGGTGAGGAATGGGAGCGTAGGAAAGGGGCGGAGCCCCATAAGCGGCGGCCaatggggaggggagagggcgTGGCCTGGGATGCTAAAAAATGTGGGAGCGTGGGAAAAGGCGGGCAAGGAATGGGGTGTgggaaaggggcggggcctAAAGGGAAACGAAACTGGGCGGGGCCTGGCGAGCAAGGAATGGCGAGCGGTAAAGGGGCGGGGCCTAAAGGGAAACGAACCTGGGCGGGGCCTGGCGAGCAAGGAACGGGGTGTGGGAAAGGGGCGGGGTTCCAAGCGGAGcctgggaaggggagaaaaagggacCCCTTGGGGCCATCGGGGGGCggctggggacaccgagggTCCCAGgcgatcccaaatcctgctggatcCCAAGGAATAACCCCAAGTGGTCACAAATACCAAATCCTGGATCCAAAACTTCCCAGATCCCAAATGCTGCTGGATACCCCAAATCCAATCCTAAAAGATCACAAATCCGGGAtccaaaccaatcccaaagcCCAGACCCCTACTGGATCTCCAAAAACAATCCATAAAAACCAATTCCAAAtcagggtcctggcagggaaatGGATAGGGATAGTGGGAcaggactggggacactggggggaacactgggacagggtgggggacactggggtgaaactggtggcactgggatggtgACATTGgtatggggaaaatggggcgatggcactgggagcactgggctggtggcactgggacaggactGAGGACACTGGGCTGGAACTGGGTTGGTGACATTGGGCTGGTGGCACTTGGGTGGTGACAGTAGGACAGGACTGGTGGTGCTGGAATTGAACTGGGTACACTGGGGTGGTGACagtggggcagccctggggacattggactggtggcactgggctggtggcactgccgTGTCCCCGGTGCCACCTGCCACCTGTgcggtgtccccgtgtccccacagtgtccctgggTGTGGCTGAGGACGGTcgcctgctgctggccctgcccgcAGTGGCTGTCTCCTGCAAGGTGGCCTGGCGGGATTTGGGAACATCCTGGCATCACCTGGCCACCAGCGGGACATTGGGGACCCCGGCCTGGCCCCgcgggcggggggaggggcggtgACGTCACCAcctcctgctttccctctcCGGCCGCGCCACTTCCCAGCGTGTCCCCAACTGTCCCCCGGGCGTGTTCGCCCCTCGGagtgtccccgcagtgtccccggAGTGTCCCCAGCGGCCATGGAGCCCCAAGAGGTGCGACAGTCCCgtgcggggcggggggggggggggacgGGGGTGACAGAGGGGACGTGGCAGGAAGGGGGGAGGTGACAGAGGGGTGGAGGGGACCGAGGGTGGccgggggaggggggagagcGGGGCGTGGCAGGCGgtggcagaggggctgagggggggacaaagggaagagaggggacagcagagccctccagggAGGGACAAAGGGGACCCCggcagggcacaggggccaCGGCAGGAGCCCACAAGTGCCACCAGGTCCCTGAcacctcccctgtcccctccccaggtgctgGAGGCTCTGGTGGCCGTGGTGGCCACCCTGGGCACAGTGGTGGCCGCCATGACCGGGTCACACAGGGACGAGCGGCGGCGCGTGTCCCCAAAGTTCCTGCCCGCGGCCCTGAGGAGATTCACCCAGAGCCTCCGTGAGACCCTGGACCACGGCgatgtcacctccctgggccaccgtggtgtcccctccctgggccaGGCCCTGGCCGCCCTCGGGGCCAGCCCAGAGGCCACCTGGGCCCGATGTGAGAGCCGCGGGCAGCGCCTGGCGGGAGTCGGTGGCCGCgctcagggagagctgggaacgGCTGAGCAGGGAGGCCGCTGAGCTCCGTGACGCCTGCGAGGACGTGGCCAACGCCGAGGCTACCATTGAGGCCACCACCCGGGCCAGGGACCCGCAGGATGAGGCCACTCGCagggggacagctggggacagcctggtgGCCACGGTCCAGCAGCTGATGGTGGCCCTGGACAGGGATGAGGAGGCCTTGGTGGGGGATGCGCACGAGGCCCAGGTGGCTGCGGCCACCAGCGAGGCCATGGGCGAGGCCGTGGTGgccaccagctgggcaagggtGGCCATCAGGAGGGGACATTGGGCAGAGGCGGCCCTGGAGCCGCTGCAGCGTTTGGTGACCGCGTGTGACAGAGCCATGTTGTTCCTCTTGGAGCTGCAGCGCTGGCTTGGGGCCATTGAGGCCACCCTGGAGGAACAGAGGAGGCGTCCCCCTATATCCCCAAGGCCTTGGCGACCAAAGTGGCCAAGTTTGATCAGCTGTGGAGGGCCAGCACCTGCCTGTTCATGTGtcacctgctggggacacttggggacatccACAATCTCCTCTTGAGTCCCTCTGGTGACCCAGGTGATCCCAGTGGCCCCGGCAGCTGCACGGTGGCTGAGCAGGGCCAAAGAGCCATTGAGGACATCccgaggctgctgcagggacagtgaTGCCACAGCTGTGACGTCATTGGGGCAGTGACATCATCGGGGACattgctgctgtcacctgtcccctccctgcttgGGGCTGGAGACAAATctggggaattttctgggaaatttcATTGAAATTGTCCCAAATCCTGATGGGAATTCCTGGGGCGATGTCACTGGGACACTCAGGGCAGacagggacactctggggacactcagggacaggggacaggggtgaATGAGTCCCCTCAAGAGCTTCCAGCTTTCCGTtgtgcctgcagcccagctgggtcataaatgacaatttaataatttccttttgccttttgtATTGCCTTTTGCACACTGTTATTGATCACCAGCAATTTGATACAGTATTTGATACTGATATTGATTATCCATGATTCCTTGTAGCTGCTGGTTGGTGCAATGTAATCTATCAGTTCATGTGTGCACCATGCAgcctataaataaataaataaataaataaataaataaataaataaataaataaataaataaataaataaatgcccACTCTATAAATCAGCCTGGGCTGATCTGAACTCTGTGTCAGACACATCGCTGACCCCACTGAGAGACCAGTGGTCAGTAAATCCATCCCAACGTTCCTTgaggggagcacagccagggagctgcttcACGGCGCTGTCACTGAGATATTTCCCCTTGGGAaccctggctgggatggaaaaCTGGGGACGCTGGGCTGGTGACACTGGAATGGaattggggacactggggcacaACTGGGAACATGGGGCAGGCAAACTGGAACAggactggggaaactgggaggaGAGGATTGGAGACACTGAGGAggattggggacactggaaCAGAGGTGGGGACACCAGGTGGGTGGCACTGGAATGATGACACTGgcttggtggcactgggattgagctggggacactggggtgctGACagtggggcagccctggggacactggactggtggcactgggctggtggcgctgggatggaactggggacaccaggacaggactggtggcagtggcacagggacactggcaTTGAACTGGTGCcactgggattgaactggtggccctgggctggtggcactgtCATGTCTCTGGTGCCACCTGTgcggtgtccctgtgtccccgcagtgtccctggggtggctgAGGACGgtcacctgctgctggccctgcccgcGGTGGCCGTGTCCTGCCAGGTGGCCCACGGGTGAGGGGACATCGCGGTGTCACCTGGCCATCGGCGGGGCCACCTGCGGGCCGTGGCCatgcggggggcggggcctgggaGGTGACGTCACCTCGCCCCGCCCCTTTCCGGTGGGTGCCATTCCTTGGCCATGGGCTCTGGCTCTGCGGGGAGATCGAACCGGCACCGAGAGATCAAAGGAACAATGGGAAGGGCTCCTGAGCGATGGATGCAAAAAGAGATTTGCCTTCACAAACAATCGGGGCTTGGGgggttaattaattaattaatgctgACATCAGCaacccagtgccagcccagtgtccccagtcctgtcccagtgccaccagcccagtgctcccagtgcagcccagtgccaccaccccattgtccccatcccagtgtccccatcccagtgtccccatgctgtcccagtgtccctgtcccagtgttCCCATTTCTGTCCCATTtcacctcccagtgtccccagttccATCCCAATGCCagcatcccagtgtccccatcccagtgctcccagtgtcaccagttccaccccagtgccatcagcccactgtccccagtccctttctgatgtccccatcccagtgtcccctcccagaGTCCCCAGTCCTGTCCCAGTATCCCCATCCCACTGTCACCAGTCCCCTCCCATTGCCCCCAGTTccagcccagtgtccctgtcccactgtcaccagtcccatcccagtgtcccccatcctgtcccagtgttcccagttgtgtccctgtgtccccagttccatcccagtgccaaaacagcacaaaaaaaggaagaatttatgAATTCTTCTCCCGTCACCAGAGAGTGAAAACACGACACGATGGAACCACaaggagaaatgaaataaattggTTTAATGCACAAGATGGCGTGGAGGCAAGTCAAGGgttaaaaccaaacaaaagtaCATCTGAACTTCCAGGaatgtttgaaaataatttacacagaacatagaaaaatatatgtatatttatgtatatataaaatattaacataaaatattattttaaataatatgataaattaatataattatatataaatataatataaattctgttcatataaaatatattaatataaaatatttttgtaaaatatatatttctattttattactCATGTAATTTTTTAGATCAACAATATGTTATGAATATGCATAAACCCTCATGAATATGCATGAACCTCTGTGATGTAACAGGACGTAAAGAACACGGCTTAATTAAGGGTGAGCTTTTGGCAATTAGCACCAGGATTTTATCCCCTAACaaacttttataaaaatttcaaTTCTGACCCGTTTCTCACAGGGGGGTCCTGGCTGATAATGGGGGGGGGACGGGACTGAGCCCCAAGGGACCCGCCAGGTTCTCCTGCATGAGGTCCTGGTGACACGAGGAgctggtggcacttggggagctggtggcacttggggggctcctggggacacgaggagctggtggcacttggggagCTGGTGGCACTTGGGGGCTCTtgggacaggaggagctggtggcactCAAGTGTCCACAAGTCTCCCCAGTGACATCACTGCCCCAATGACATCACAGCAGTGACAtcactgtccctgcagcagcctcggGATGTCCTCGATGGCTCTTTGGCACCTCTCGGCCACTGCGCGGCTGCCGGGCCCACCTGGGCCACCGGTGCCACCAGGGCCAGCATAGGGACTCGAGAGGATGTTGTCAATGAGCTCAAGTGTCCCCAGCAGATGATCCCTGAACAGGCGGGCGCTGgcatcccacagctgctcaaACTCGGCCACTTTGGCCGCCAAGGCCTCGGGGACATTGGAGGACTCCTCCTCTGCCCATGCCCACTCCACATCAGCCTCGAACTCATCGAGCAGCCACTGCAGATCCAAGAGGAACAACATGGCTCTGTCACACGCGGTCACCAAGCGCTTCAGCGGCTCCAGCGCCGCCTCTGCCCAATGTCCCCTCCTGGTGGCCACCCTTGCCCGGCTGGTGGCCACCACGGCCTCGTCCATGGCCTCGCTGGTGGCCGCTGCCTCCAGGGCATCGCGTGTGGCTTCCGCCGaggccacctcctcctcccagtCCAGGGCCACTGTCGACCACCGGACCGTGGCCACCAGGTTGTCCCAAGCTGTCCCCCGGTGGGTGGCCTCGTCCTGTGGGTCCCTGGCCCGGGCGGGGTCCATTTGCTCACAGACAACACAGAACTCAGCAGCCTCCCAGGCCAGGCGTTTCCATCTCTCCTCCAGCGTGGCCACCAACTCCCGCCAGGCCTTGGCCACAGCTCCCGCATGGTCCCAGACCTCTGGGGTGGGTTCAAAGGCAGCCAGGGCCtggcccagggaggggacaccacggtggcccagggaggtgacatcGCCGTGGTCCAGGGTCTCACGGAGGCTCTGGGTGAATCGCCCCAGGGCCGCATGCAGGAACTTTGGGGACACGCGCCGCCGCACGTCCCTGTGTTGCCCGGTCACGGCGGCCACCACCGTGCCCAGGGTGGCCACCACGGCGACCTGCcgctccagcagctgggcaggggacacctgggcaggggacaggggaggtgTCAGGGACCTGGTGGCATTTGTGGCTTCCTGCGGTggcccctgtgccctcctggggtcccttctgtcccctccctggagggctctgctgtcccctctgtccctttgTCACCCCCTCatcccctctgccacccccacCGTTCCCCCGTTGTCCCCCTCCGTCCCCCACTGCTCCCTTTCACCACCCCGTTGCACCCCCTTCCACccctctgccacctcccccCTTCCTGCCACTCCCGCCTGTCCCCTTTGCGACCCCTGTCCCCTCCCGCCACCCCCCGTGTCTCCCCCATCCCCCACTGTTCCTTctctcccagtgtcccctccccatcccgtccccgctgtccccccccgtgtcccctctcccctttcctGTCGCACCTCTTGGGGCTCCATCGtcactggggacaccctggggacgCTCGGGTGGCGAACGAGTCCCGGGACAGGCGCCGGTCCAGGCTCAGCACCGGCCTCGCTGGGGACGCGCGCACAAACGGCGCAGCCGCCTCACGAGGAGCGCCTAAaggggggcggggccaggcgAGGTGACGTCACCGCCCGCCCTTTCCAGTACCGCCCCAATCCATGGAAGCTCCAGGATTTGGGTGCTTTGGCTCGATCCCACGGGATTTAGGCTCCATCCCCAGTGGATTTAGGCTCCGTCCCGCCATCTCCAGGCGGATTCATTCCGCCGTTCCCGGCCGGATTTAGGAAGGAACGTGGAGAGCTCTGAGGAGCCCACAGAGTTGCCCTCAACCAAGATTGCAGCGCTGCTTCTCTCGAGACCTCTGGCGAGAAGCGCCAAACGCGGCGCGGAGCAATCAGAAGCCGCGTCTGGCAGAAGTCTTGGCGGAAGTTccccgcggcggcggccgctTCCGGCAGAACCGCGGTGCATTGTGGGCATTGTGGTCCCGGTGGGGCCCAGCTgcggcggagcggggctgaCCCGCGGAGGTGGGGGGGGGCGGGAATTTGGGGGCGCCCAGGGAGCCTCGGGAATCCCCCGGCAGCGCGGGATGGGCGACAGCGACCGCGGTCAGCACCGGGAGCGGGGGGGGGCGGTGAGGGGGGGGTTGGGAGGATTATGAGGGGACTGGGGAGGGCTGAGGAGAtgtgaggggatttgggggattctgAGGGGGTTTGTGGGGTCCTGAGGGAGAATGGgtgtcctgaggggatttggggcattctGAGGGGGACTGGGGCGTTCTGAGGGGATGTgaggggtcctgaggggatttggagggtcctgaggggatttggggggatctgAGGGGGACTGGGGTGTCATGAGGAAGAATTTGGGGTCCTGAGGAGACATTGGAGGTCCTGAGGGGGTTTGCGGGGGGTcgtgaggggatttggggggtcctgagggagAACTGCGGGTTCTGAGGGGATCTGGGGGTCCTGAGAGGATGTGAGGGGTCATGAAGGGATCTGGGGAGATCtgagagggtttgggggttttggagggttctgaggggaaatggggggtCCTGAGTGGGTGTGAGGGGTCATGAGGAGATGtgggggatcctgaggggtTCTGGGGGTTCctgagggagagctgggggtcctgagggagtttgggggagttgtgagggggtttgggggtgctgaggggatatgaagggttttggggggtcctgagggagAATTGAGGGCCCTGGAGGGGTTTGTGGAGATTCTGGGGGTCTCTATGGAGAATTGGGGTTGTGAGAGGATTtgaggggggttttggggggtcctgaggagATCTGGGGGATCCTGCAGGAATCTGAGGGGGATTTTAAGGGGTgctgaggagattttggggggtcccgacTTGGTTTTGGGCATCCCGAGGGAATCTGGGGAGTCCtacagggatttggggctacGTGACTGGATTTGCAgcaattttgggggcatttggggtcattttatGGTCCCTGACTGGAGTTTcgactttttttttgtggtatttttggagTATTTCGTGGTCCTTGACtggagtttggggatttggggggatttgggctttttggggtaATTTCGGGGCCCCGCCCCCATTCCTTGCCCGCCCcttcctgcccatcccaggcCACGCCCCCCGCTCTCCATTGGCCGTCGCTCCCGTGGCCCCGCCCTTTTTCCCACGCTCCCATTCATAATCCTTTCTAAAGCTCCCGCTCCTCCGTTTCCCATTGGTCGCcccgggcggccccgccccgctgTGGGCGTGGCTACAAGACAGATCGGCGTTGATTGACAGGCTCCGCTCAGCGGCGGCCCGGGGGGGTGcagccagcccggccccggcggggccCAACGCGGGCCGGGGGCTCGGGGGCCgagggggaggggctgggggcgtTGTGGGGGGTTCAATCAATGGGGAGGGGGGCCGGGGGGTGCCGAGGTGGGGGGCGGGGTCTGGTGAGTGTGGGGGTCCCATGGATTGGGGGGTCCTGGTGAGTGTGGGGGGTCCCATGGATTGGGGGTCCTGGTGAGTGTGGGGGGGTCCCATGGATTGGGGGTCCTGGTGAGTGGGGGGCGGTGAGGGGGGGGTCGCATGGATGGGGGAGGGGCGGTGAGTGGGAGGTCCTGCTGCACTGGGGGGGCTCATGGACTGGGGGAGTCCCAGCGCTTTGGGGGTGTCAGTGAAGGGGGGAGACAGTGAATGGTGGGGTCCTGGTAAATTGGATGGGGGTCCCTGGTGATAATGCGGGGGGGTCACTGGATTGAGCCCCAAGGGGACCCCCGGTGCTGGggacccctctgtgcccccccagcGCTCAGAGCCCCCCCGGTCCTGCTCCTGGGCCCCCAGTCATGGTGCTGTTCCTGGGGGGGTCAAAGGGAGGGGGCAGAACCCCCGTGATGGGTGGGGGGGGAAGTCACGATCCGTCCCAATGAACGGGTGACACGATGATTTTAAGGTGCAAAATAACCAACAAAGGCACAGGGGGTTTGCAGtaacaaaatcaacaaaagcaattttattggaaacagaaatgcattGGTGAGGGGGAActggagaaaaaatgagaagataaggaaaagagggaggaaagaggGATATGGGTATAGCTACAGGAGCATGGTGTTGCTTCTTTTCTTCGAGGTCCAGCCGTCGAAAGCTCACCAGGCCACGTCCGGGGAGATCTCAAAGGCACGGCTGAACCGGACCCCAGTTATACTATTTTTGGTTGGGGAAGGGAGGTGGTTTCACAACCGAGACAGTGGTCTGCAGGGGGGAAAGTA encodes:
- the LOC115916636 gene encoding uncharacterized protein LOC115916636 — translated: MEPQEVSPAQLLERQVAVVATLGTVVAAVTGQHRDVRRRVSPKFLHAALGRFTQSLRETLDHGDVTSLGHRGVPSLGQALAAFEPTPEVWDHAGAVAKAWRELVATLEERWKRLAWEAAEFCVVCEQMDPARARDPQDEATHRGTAWDNLVATVRWSTVALDWEEEVASAEATRDALEAAATSEAMDEAVVATSRARVATRRGHWAEAALEPLKRLVTACDRAMLFLLDLQWLLDEFEADVEWAWAEEESSNVPEALAAKVAEFEQLWDASARLFRDHLLGTLELIDNILSSPYAGPGGTGGPGGPGSRAVAERCQRAIEDIPRLLQGQ